Proteins from a single region of Aerococcus viridans:
- the dnaJ gene encoding molecular chaperone DnaJ, with translation MAEKRDYYEVLGVSKTASKDEIKKAYRKLSKKYHPDINKEADAEDKFKEISDAYEVLSDEQKRAAYDQYGHAATDGGFGGGGGFGGGSYQSYGGSGFEDIFEQFFGGGGGGFSGFGGGFGGGGRTANPNAPQQGDDLQYNMDLEFEEAIFGTEETISYRREVDCTVCEGSGAEPGTAVHTCPTCSGSGVEKVYQQTPLGRVVSQSVCHECSGKGKVFDQACHHCHGAGRETETHKVKVNVPAGVEDGQSMRLSGQGNAGKNNGPAGSLYVVFRVKPSEIFEREGAEIRYVLPINFAQAALGDDIEVPTVHGKVSMKVPAGTQTGTKFRLRGKGAPKLNGNSNGDQTVTVKVVTPKNLNEEQKASLRAFAKASNDEVSEEDRGFLDKLKDAFS, from the coding sequence GTGGCTGAAAAAAGAGACTACTATGAAGTCCTTGGCGTGTCAAAGACCGCAAGTAAGGATGAAATAAAGAAAGCCTATCGAAAATTATCAAAAAAATATCATCCAGATATCAACAAAGAAGCGGATGCGGAAGACAAATTTAAAGAAATTTCTGACGCATACGAAGTCTTAAGTGATGAGCAAAAACGTGCAGCCTATGACCAATACGGTCACGCAGCTACTGACGGTGGCTTCGGTGGAGGCGGCGGATTTGGTGGCGGTAGTTACCAATCATACGGTGGCTCTGGCTTTGAAGACATCTTTGAGCAATTCTTTGGTGGCGGAGGCGGCGGCTTCAGCGGTTTCGGTGGTGGCTTTGGTGGCGGCGGCCGTACGGCTAACCCTAACGCACCGCAACAAGGTGATGACTTACAATACAATATGGACCTAGAATTTGAAGAAGCTATTTTCGGAACTGAAGAAACTATTTCTTACCGTCGTGAAGTAGACTGTACAGTATGTGAAGGATCTGGTGCTGAACCAGGTACAGCAGTCCATACCTGTCCAACATGTTCTGGATCTGGTGTTGAAAAAGTTTACCAACAAACACCATTAGGTCGTGTTGTTTCTCAATCTGTATGTCATGAATGTTCAGGTAAAGGGAAAGTATTCGACCAAGCTTGCCACCACTGCCACGGTGCTGGACGTGAAACTGAAACACATAAAGTGAAAGTAAACGTACCAGCCGGTGTTGAAGATGGTCAAAGCATGCGTCTAAGCGGGCAAGGAAATGCAGGTAAAAATAATGGACCAGCAGGAAGCTTATATGTCGTTTTCCGTGTAAAACCTTCTGAAATCTTCGAGCGTGAAGGGGCAGAAATCCGCTATGTCTTACCAATTAATTTCGCCCAAGCGGCTTTAGGTGATGATATTGAGGTACCAACTGTTCACGGTAAAGTATCGATGAAAGTGCCAGCTGGTACGCAAACAGGTACGAAATTCCGTCTACGCGGTAAGGGTGCACCTAAATTAAATGGTAATTCAAACGGTGACCAAACAGTAACTGTTAAGGTGGTTACGCCTAAGAACCTGAATGAAGAACAAAAAGCTTCATTGAGGGCCTTCGCTAAAGCTTCAAATGACGAAGTGAGTGAAGAAGATAGAGGGTTCCTCGATAAATTGAAAGACGCATTTTCTTAA
- the hrcA gene encoding heat-inducible transcriptional repressor HrcA — protein MLTKRQSLILQAVIDHYSKYQLPVGSKTLSQHQEINASSATIRNELARLEDLSLISKTHSSSGRVPAEAGYRYYINHIMPYYGGLIDLELEEEEDALLREIFHDPYNDLSQVIRKTAATLASLSESVVISMGPDIARQRLANFQVLSLTDDQAMVILVTDKGVIRNQIVTFNEVVTPELIEGIAVIMNQELVGLELATVIERLQTHYLKDIERMNRSYEDSNHLIHRFMNQFNSDGMRVNGQNYLFSSLADSANGTSIAQLSRLLEDQSVITSLINTTDQGIQVRVGKELKDPTLENMSLMSTSMGTVQSGKLFTLAVLGPESMSYIRMAQLFQSISKEMARYLDNYYKS, from the coding sequence ATGTTAACAAAACGACAAAGTTTAATTTTACAGGCGGTAATTGACCATTATTCAAAATACCAATTACCAGTCGGTTCGAAAACTTTATCTCAACATCAAGAAATAAACGCAAGTTCAGCTACAATACGTAATGAATTAGCCAGACTTGAAGATTTATCATTGATTTCCAAAACCCATTCATCATCTGGACGAGTGCCAGCTGAGGCGGGTTATCGTTACTATATTAATCACATCATGCCATATTATGGTGGATTGATTGATTTAGAGCTTGAGGAAGAGGAAGATGCTTTACTTAGAGAGATATTCCACGATCCTTATAACGATTTGAGTCAAGTGATTCGAAAAACGGCTGCGACTTTAGCCTCGCTTTCAGAAAGCGTCGTTATTTCGATGGGGCCAGATATTGCAAGGCAACGATTGGCCAATTTTCAAGTATTGTCTTTAACCGATGACCAAGCAATGGTCATATTGGTGACTGATAAAGGTGTCATTCGCAATCAAATTGTGACATTCAACGAGGTGGTTACACCGGAATTGATTGAGGGTATTGCAGTGATTATGAATCAAGAACTTGTGGGCCTTGAGCTTGCAACGGTGATTGAAAGGCTGCAAACACACTATTTAAAAGATATTGAGAGAATGAACCGGTCTTATGAAGATAGTAATCATTTGATTCACCGGTTTATGAATCAATTCAATAGTGATGGCATGAGGGTAAATGGTCAAAATTATTTGTTTTCTTCATTAGCTGATTCAGCTAATGGGACTAGCATTGCACAATTAAGTCGATTACTAGAAGACCAATCAGTGATTACTTCACTGATTAATACCACAGACCAGGGTATCCAAGTGAGAGTGGGTAAAGAACTTAAAGATCCAACATTGGAAAATATGAGTTTAATGTCTACCAGCATGGGTACTGTACAATCGGGTAAGTTATTTACTCTTGCGGTGCTTGGTCCGGAAAGTATGTCTTACATTCGTATGGCGCAGCTTTTCCAAAGTATCTCAAAAGAAATGGCTAGATACCTGGACAATTATTATAAATCTTAG
- a CDS encoding zinc-binding dehydrogenase yields MKAAIFNEPGNMTVTIMDRPQIQAPHDAIIRVVRACVCGSDLWWFRGINDMASGSQTGHEAIGIVEEVGTAVKNVQVGDFVIVPFTNGCGHCAACKAGLDGDCTTFTGGALGFQAEYLRYVSGDWGLVKIPGQPSDYSADMLKSFTTLADVMATGYHAAVTAEVKAGDTVVVVGDGAVGLCGVIGAKLLGAERIIIMSRHKDRQDLALEFGATDIVSERGDEGINRIMELTGEGADAVLECVGSQLAVETAVQLARPGAVVGRVGVPHIDELDTNKLFWKNIGLRGGRAAVTTHDRAVLLDAVLDGRINPGKVFNMSFDLDDVQEAYAAMDERRAIKSLLVISD; encoded by the coding sequence ATGAAAGCAGCAATTTTTAATGAACCAGGAAATATGACCGTCACTATCATGGACCGACCGCAAATTCAAGCACCACACGATGCCATTATCCGCGTTGTTCGTGCATGTGTTTGTGGGTCTGACTTATGGTGGTTCCGCGGTATTAATGATATGGCTTCAGGCTCGCAAACAGGCCACGAAGCGATTGGAATTGTCGAAGAAGTTGGGACAGCAGTTAAAAATGTCCAAGTAGGTGACTTTGTTATCGTACCATTTACAAATGGCTGTGGACACTGCGCTGCATGTAAGGCAGGTCTTGATGGCGATTGCACGACTTTCACAGGCGGCGCCTTAGGTTTTCAAGCTGAATACCTACGTTATGTATCAGGAGACTGGGGGCTTGTGAAAATTCCTGGCCAACCTAGTGACTATTCTGCAGATATGTTGAAGTCATTTACCACCTTGGCAGACGTTATGGCTACCGGTTATCATGCCGCTGTCACTGCTGAAGTGAAAGCTGGCGATACAGTAGTCGTTGTGGGTGACGGGGCAGTTGGTTTGTGTGGTGTTATCGGGGCCAAATTATTAGGCGCTGAACGCATTATTATCATGAGTCGTCACAAAGATCGCCAAGATTTAGCCCTTGAATTTGGGGCAACTGACATTGTTTCTGAGCGTGGAGACGAAGGGATCAACCGAATCATGGAATTGACTGGCGAAGGTGCTGACGCTGTTTTAGAGTGTGTCGGTTCACAATTAGCCGTTGAAACTGCCGTCCAATTGGCGCGTCCAGGTGCCGTCGTTGGCCGGGTTGGTGTGCCACATATCGATGAATTAGATACCAATAAATTATTCTGGAAAAACATCGGCCTTCGTGGAGGCCGTGCAGCTGTGACAACCCATGACCGTGCAGTCTTATTAGATGCAGTTCTTGATGGGCGCATCAATCCAGGTAAGGTATTCAACATGTCCTTTGATTTAGATGACGTGCAAGAAGCTTATGCAGCAATGGACGAACGCCGTGCCATTAAATCTTTACTCGTTATTTCTGACTAA
- the dcd gene encoding dCTP deaminase has product MILSGKKIAEEQGTGIKITPFNESQVNPNSYNLRLSNELAYYEDDVLDMKKKPTLKSIQIPEEGYLLEPGKLYLGRTVEYTETDKYVPMLEGRSSIGRLGLYIHVTAGFGDVGFSGYWTLEMHCLQPIRIYPNVEICQIYYHTINGEYDLYSSGKYANNEGIQESRLYQDFIK; this is encoded by the coding sequence ATGATTTTATCAGGGAAGAAAATTGCTGAGGAGCAAGGGACTGGCATTAAAATAACGCCATTTAATGAAAGTCAGGTTAATCCCAATTCTTATAACTTGAGACTCTCAAATGAATTGGCTTATTACGAAGATGATGTGTTGGATATGAAGAAAAAACCAACCTTGAAATCGATTCAAATTCCTGAAGAGGGTTATTTATTAGAACCAGGCAAATTGTATTTAGGCCGGACAGTAGAATATACTGAAACGGATAAATATGTACCCATGCTTGAAGGCCGTTCTTCAATCGGTCGATTAGGTTTATATATCCATGTAACGGCTGGTTTCGGGGATGTTGGTTTCTCCGGTTACTGGACCTTAGAAATGCATTGTTTACAGCCAATCCGCATTTATCCAAATGTTGAAATTTGTCAGATCTACTATCATACAATTAACGGTGAATATGATTTATACTCTTCTGGAAAATATGCTAACAACGAAGGGATTCAAGAATCCCGTTTATACCAAGATTTTATCAAATAA
- a CDS encoding M20 metallopeptidase family protein — protein sequence MAYLDIAKEIFDEAVKVRRQLHKNPEVGFELPETTKLVKSKLDEFGIAYENVGDTYGITGTLGDSAKGKTLLLRADMDALAITEKSQSSCTSKNENGHLCGHDMHTTILLMVLKMLKENEDQLEGQIKFLFQPAEETLNGGRVMVEEGILENPTPDAGMALHMWPNGDKVDVEIHQKEALASALNFRITIKGVGAHGAMPNNGIDPVFVASQIINGANGILARELPSNKGASLSMGYINAPGGAINVIPDTVVLEGTSRSLFPESAEHVSKRLPEIVEHIGKAFRAETEYEVMADCPSLTNSKEMSEQVMASAKEALGDKYDVMTVPPYLASEDYAHIASKLPESTYFFIGCPLPDDNGEVYPVHHPLVQFNEEALIVGSATLATSATNWLRDNK from the coding sequence ATGGCATATTTAGATATTGCTAAAGAAATTTTTGATGAGGCAGTAAAGGTTCGTCGCCAATTACACAAAAACCCTGAAGTTGGTTTTGAATTACCAGAAACGACAAAACTTGTTAAATCAAAACTTGATGAGTTTGGAATTGCATACGAAAACGTAGGTGATACATACGGTATTACAGGTACATTGGGTGATTCTGCTAAGGGTAAAACTTTATTGTTACGTGCAGACATGGATGCATTAGCGATTACTGAAAAATCTCAATCATCATGTACATCTAAAAATGAAAATGGACACTTATGTGGTCATGACATGCACACCACTATTTTACTAATGGTCCTAAAAATGTTGAAAGAAAACGAAGACCAATTAGAAGGTCAAATCAAGTTCTTATTCCAACCAGCAGAAGAAACTTTAAATGGTGGACGTGTAATGGTTGAAGAAGGTATTTTAGAAAACCCAACACCAGACGCTGGTATGGCTTTACATATGTGGCCAAACGGTGACAAAGTGGACGTTGAAATCCACCAAAAAGAAGCTTTAGCATCTGCTTTAAACTTCCGTATCACTATTAAAGGTGTAGGTGCTCATGGTGCAATGCCAAACAACGGTATCGACCCAGTCTTTGTGGCTAGCCAAATCATTAATGGTGCAAACGGCATCTTAGCTCGTGAATTACCGTCTAACAAAGGTGCTTCTTTATCTATGGGTTACATCAATGCGCCAGGCGGTGCCATCAACGTGATCCCAGATACAGTAGTCTTAGAAGGGACATCTCGTTCATTATTCCCAGAATCAGCAGAACACGTTTCAAAACGTTTACCAGAAATTGTTGAACATATTGGTAAAGCATTCCGTGCTGAAACTGAATATGAAGTAATGGCTGACTGTCCGTCATTAACCAACTCTAAAGAAATGTCTGAACAAGTGATGGCCTCTGCTAAAGAAGCTTTAGGTGATAAATATGACGTGATGACCGTTCCACCATACTTAGCTTCAGAAGACTATGCACACATTGCTAGCAAATTGCCAGAATCAACATACTTCTTCATTGGTTGTCCATTACCAGATGACAATGGTGAAGTATACCCTGTTCACCACCCATTAGTACAATTCAACGAAGAAGCATTAATTGTTGGATCTGCTACCTTAGCAACATCAGCAACTAATTGGTTACGTGACAACAAATAA
- the lepA gene encoding translation elongation factor 4 produces the protein MNIQEMKDRQEKIRNFSIIAHIDHGKSTLADRILQNTGTVSDREMHDQMLDSMDLEQERGITIKLNAIELEYKANDGETYIFHLIDTPGHVDFSYEVSRSLAACEGAVLVVDAAQGIEAQTLANVYLAVENDLEIVPVINKIDLPAADPEKVKQEIEDVIGLDASDAVLASAKANIGIDELLEQIVEKVPAPTGEIEAPVQALIFDSVYDAYRGVVLSVRVENGVIRNGDRIQIMSNGKTFDVTEVGIMSPKPIPRDYLMAGDVGYITASIKTIQDTRVGDTITLATNPATEPLAEYKQMNPMVYCGLYPVDSSDYVDLREALEKLQLNDASLEFEAESSQALGFGYRCGFLGMLHMDVIQERIEREFNIDLIATTPSVIYHVYKTDGTMVEVANPSEMPDPTYVEYIEEPIVKANIMVPQEYVGAVMELAQRKRGNFITMDYLDDIRVDVKYELPLSEIVFDFFDQLKSNTKGYASLDYELGGYQKSNLVKLDVLLNGEVVDALSIIVHRDFAESRGRTLVSKLKDVIPRQQFEVPIQAAIGHKIIARTNIKALRKDVTAKLYGGDVTRRQKLLKKQKEGKKRMKAIGSVEVPQEAFLAILDMGEE, from the coding sequence ATGAATATCCAAGAAATGAAAGACAGACAAGAAAAAATCAGAAATTTTTCCATCATCGCGCACATTGATCATGGTAAATCTACTTTAGCGGACCGCATCCTACAAAATACAGGGACGGTTTCTGATCGCGAGATGCATGACCAAATGTTAGATTCTATGGATCTTGAACAAGAACGTGGTATCACGATTAAGTTGAATGCCATCGAGTTAGAATATAAAGCGAACGATGGGGAAACTTATATTTTTCATTTAATTGATACACCAGGACACGTAGACTTTTCATACGAAGTTTCACGTTCTTTGGCAGCCTGTGAAGGGGCCGTATTAGTTGTGGATGCAGCACAAGGGATTGAAGCCCAAACACTTGCTAACGTATACCTAGCTGTTGAAAATGACTTAGAAATTGTACCAGTCATCAATAAGATTGACTTACCGGCAGCTGATCCAGAAAAAGTGAAACAAGAAATTGAAGACGTGATTGGTTTAGACGCTTCTGATGCTGTATTAGCTTCAGCTAAAGCTAACATCGGTATCGATGAGTTATTAGAACAAATCGTTGAGAAAGTACCTGCACCAACTGGTGAAATTGAAGCACCTGTACAAGCTTTGATTTTTGACTCTGTATACGATGCTTACCGTGGGGTTGTTTTAAGTGTCCGTGTGGAAAATGGTGTTATCCGTAATGGTGACCGAATTCAAATCATGTCAAATGGGAAAACATTTGATGTAACTGAAGTTGGGATCATGTCACCAAAACCAATTCCGCGTGACTACTTGATGGCCGGGGACGTTGGTTATATCACAGCATCTATTAAGACTATCCAAGATACACGGGTTGGGGATACGATCACTTTAGCGACCAATCCTGCAACCGAACCATTAGCTGAATACAAACAAATGAACCCGATGGTCTACTGTGGTTTATATCCAGTGGATTCTTCAGACTATGTTGACTTGCGTGAAGCCTTGGAAAAATTACAATTAAATGATGCATCCCTAGAATTCGAAGCGGAATCTTCTCAAGCCTTAGGTTTTGGTTACCGTTGTGGTTTCTTAGGTATGTTACATATGGACGTTATCCAAGAACGTATTGAACGTGAATTCAATATCGACTTGATTGCGACAACACCATCGGTAATTTACCATGTTTATAAAACAGACGGCACAATGGTTGAGGTGGCTAACCCATCTGAAATGCCAGATCCGACTTATGTTGAATATATTGAAGAACCTATTGTAAAAGCAAATATCATGGTTCCACAAGAATATGTTGGTGCCGTAATGGAATTAGCCCAACGTAAACGTGGAAACTTTATCACTATGGACTACTTGGATGATATTCGAGTAGATGTTAAATACGAATTACCATTATCTGAAATTGTATTTGACTTCTTTGACCAATTGAAATCAAACACTAAAGGTTACGCTTCCTTAGATTATGAATTAGGCGGCTACCAAAAATCTAACTTAGTGAAATTAGATGTGTTATTAAATGGTGAAGTTGTCGATGCCTTGTCAATTATTGTACATAGAGACTTCGCTGAAAGCCGCGGTCGTACTTTAGTTAGCAAGTTGAAAGACGTTATCCCAAGACAACAATTTGAGGTACCAATTCAAGCAGCGATTGGCCATAAAATTATTGCCCGTACAAATATTAAAGCCTTACGTAAAGACGTTACGGCTAAGTTGTACGGTGGTGACGTTACCCGTCGTCAAAAACTATTGAAGAAACAAAAAGAAGGTAAGAAACGTATGAAGGCCATCGGTTCAGTCGAAGTACCGCAAGAAGCCTTCTTAGCCATCTTAGATATGGGCGAAGAATAA
- the grpE gene encoding nucleotide exchange factor GrpE gives MTKMDDNQQDLNVDEEINETEVQDEQVETVTEEDSELASLQAELAAKDDQIMRLSAEIQNMHRRNQTERESASKYRSQNLAKGILPAIDNLERALELAKDDESSQQLVKGIEMVHASLLQALAEEGVEVIDPKGELFDPNFHQSVSAVPAEDGQQAEEVVEVFQKGYVLKDRVLRPAMVSIAQ, from the coding sequence TTGACAAAAATGGACGACAATCAACAAGATTTAAATGTTGATGAAGAAATCAATGAAACCGAGGTTCAAGACGAGCAAGTTGAAACAGTAACTGAAGAAGATAGCGAATTAGCCTCTCTTCAAGCTGAATTAGCGGCTAAAGATGACCAAATTATGCGTCTATCTGCTGAAATTCAAAACATGCACCGTCGTAACCAAACTGAACGTGAGTCAGCTTCAAAGTATCGGTCACAGAATTTAGCTAAGGGTATTTTACCAGCTATTGATAACTTGGAACGTGCTTTAGAATTAGCTAAAGATGATGAGTCATCTCAGCAATTAGTGAAGGGTATCGAAATGGTACACGCAAGCCTATTACAAGCTCTAGCAGAGGAAGGCGTTGAAGTGATTGACCCTAAAGGTGAACTCTTCGATCCAAACTTCCACCAATCTGTAAGTGCAGTACCGGCTGAAGATGGCCAGCAAGCTGAAGAAGTGGTGGAAGTTTTCCAAAAAGGGTATGTATTAAAAGATCGTGTACTAAGACCTGCGATGGTTTCTATTGCACAATAA
- the ribF gene encoding riboflavin biosynthesis protein RibF yields the protein MKTINLHHPFEQSTIYAGDVVLALGFFDGVHRGHQAVIQAARDEADRLQLPLAVMTFNMAPRIMYQQIRPEGVTYLTTLAEKERLMTQLGVDYLYVAQLTSSFSALKPQEFVDQYMVGLHAKTVVAGFDYTYGKKDIANMQTLATHAAGRFNIIEVNKLSEDTSKVGSTEIRHDLNTGQIDKANKQLGYIYSIDGIVVHGEKRGRELGYPTANLMVPAESLIPVEGVYVVEMLLNGQVYPGVASIGTNITFGENRKRTVEIHLLDFKGEIYGEYVTVYWHKYLRPELKFDGIEGLIKQMDQDAVDAESYLDSLQK from the coding sequence ATGAAAACGATAAATTTACACCATCCCTTTGAACAATCAACGATCTATGCGGGCGATGTTGTCCTAGCCTTAGGCTTTTTTGATGGGGTCCACAGAGGTCACCAGGCGGTTATTCAAGCAGCCCGTGATGAGGCTGACCGTCTACAATTGCCACTGGCTGTAATGACTTTCAATATGGCACCAAGGATCATGTACCAACAAATCCGTCCTGAAGGGGTGACTTATTTAACTACTTTAGCCGAGAAAGAACGATTAATGACACAACTTGGGGTAGATTACCTTTATGTCGCGCAATTAACGTCATCATTCTCAGCCTTGAAACCGCAAGAGTTTGTCGATCAATATATGGTAGGTTTGCATGCGAAAACTGTTGTTGCTGGCTTTGATTATACCTACGGGAAGAAGGATATTGCCAACATGCAGACCTTAGCGACCCATGCGGCTGGTCGTTTTAACATTATTGAAGTCAATAAGTTATCTGAAGATACCAGCAAGGTGGGGTCAACTGAAATTCGCCATGATTTGAATACCGGTCAAATTGACAAAGCTAACAAACAATTGGGTTATATTTACTCAATCGATGGCATCGTTGTTCACGGAGAGAAACGCGGACGTGAATTAGGGTATCCAACGGCTAATTTAATGGTGCCAGCAGAATCATTAATCCCAGTTGAGGGGGTCTACGTGGTTGAAATGTTGTTGAATGGGCAAGTCTACCCTGGTGTTGCTTCAATTGGGACTAATATTACCTTCGGGGAAAACCGCAAGCGAACCGTAGAAATCCATCTTTTAGATTTTAAAGGGGAAATCTACGGTGAATACGTAACGGTTTATTGGCATAAATACTTGAGACCTGAACTTAAATTCGATGGCATTGAAGGGTTGATTAAACAAATGGACCAAGATGCGGTTGATGCTGAAAGTTATTTAGATAGTTTGCAAAAATAA
- the dnaK gene encoding molecular chaperone DnaK yields MAKIIGIDLGTTNSAVSVLEGGEPKIIANPEGNRTTPSVVSFKNGERQVGEVAKRSMVTNPNAIASIKRHIGEDNYTVEIEDKKYTPQEVSAMILQYLKGYAEDYLGEKVTNAVITVPAYFNDAQRQATKDAGKIAGLEVDRIVNEPTAAALAYGLDKVDADEKVLVFDLGGGTFDVSILELGDGVFEVLSTSGDNNLGGDDFDNAIVNHLIAEFKSENGIDLSSDKMAMQRLKDAAEKAKKDLSGVTSTQISLPFITAGAEGPLHLEVTLSRAKFDELTYDLVQRTKQPVKNALSDAGLSKSDIDQVILVGGSTRIPAVIDMVKAETGKEPNRSVNPDEVVAMGAAIQGGVISGDVTDVVLLDVTPLSLGIETMGGVFTKLIDRNTTIPTSKSQVFSTAADNQPAVDVHVLQGERPMAADNKTLGRFQLTDIPAAPRGVPQIEVTFDIDKNGIVNVKATDKGTGKEQQITIQSNSGLSDEEIDRMMKDAEANAEEDKKRKEAADLKNEVDQLIFQVEKTTGELEGKVDQAELDEANALKDELKAAQEADDVEAMTAKKDELNEKIQALTVKLYEQAAQEAEGQEGADDSSDNDGDVDADFEEVNDDK; encoded by the coding sequence ATGGCAAAAATTATCGGAATTGACTTAGGTACTACTAACTCTGCAGTTTCTGTATTAGAAGGTGGCGAACCTAAAATTATCGCTAACCCTGAAGGTAACCGTACAACACCTTCAGTTGTTTCATTCAAAAATGGCGAACGCCAAGTTGGTGAAGTAGCAAAACGTTCAATGGTAACAAATCCTAACGCGATTGCTTCAATCAAACGTCACATTGGTGAAGACAACTATACTGTAGAAATTGAAGATAAAAAATATACGCCACAAGAAGTTTCAGCAATGATCTTACAATACTTAAAAGGTTACGCTGAAGACTACTTAGGAGAAAAAGTAACAAACGCAGTTATTACTGTTCCTGCTTACTTCAACGATGCACAACGTCAAGCAACTAAAGATGCCGGTAAAATCGCTGGTTTAGAAGTTGACCGTATCGTTAACGAACCAACAGCAGCAGCTTTAGCTTACGGTTTAGACAAAGTTGATGCAGACGAAAAAGTCTTAGTATTTGACCTTGGTGGTGGTACTTTCGACGTTTCTATCCTTGAATTAGGTGACGGTGTATTTGAAGTATTATCTACTTCAGGTGACAACAACTTAGGTGGAGACGACTTTGATAACGCCATCGTAAACCACTTAATCGCTGAATTTAAATCAGAAAACGGTATTGACCTTTCTTCTGACAAAATGGCTATGCAACGTCTAAAAGATGCTGCTGAAAAAGCGAAAAAAGACTTATCTGGTGTAACGTCAACACAAATTTCATTACCATTCATTACGGCTGGCGCTGAAGGTCCACTTCACTTGGAAGTTACTTTATCTCGTGCGAAATTTGACGAATTAACTTACGACTTAGTACAACGTACAAAACAACCAGTTAAAAACGCCTTATCTGATGCTGGTTTATCTAAATCAGACATTGACCAAGTTATCTTAGTTGGTGGTTCTACTCGTATCCCAGCTGTTATCGACATGGTTAAAGCTGAAACTGGTAAAGAACCTAACCGTTCAGTTAACCCTGACGAAGTAGTAGCTATGGGTGCTGCAATCCAAGGTGGGGTTATCTCAGGTGACGTTACAGATGTCGTATTACTTGATGTAACACCATTATCATTAGGTATCGAAACAATGGGTGGCGTGTTCACTAAATTAATCGACCGTAACACAACAATCCCAACATCTAAATCACAAGTATTCTCAACAGCTGCTGATAACCAACCTGCTGTAGATGTACATGTATTACAAGGTGAACGTCCAATGGCTGCAGATAACAAGACATTAGGTCGTTTCCAATTAACAGATATTCCTGCAGCACCACGTGGTGTACCTCAAATCGAAGTAACATTTGATATCGACAAAAACGGTATCGTAAATGTTAAAGCGACTGATAAAGGTACTGGTAAAGAACAACAAATTACCATCCAATCAAACTCAGGCTTATCAGACGAAGAAATTGACCGTATGATGAAAGATGCTGAAGCGAATGCTGAAGAAGATAAAAAACGTAAAGAAGCAGCAGATCTTAAAAACGAAGTTGACCAATTAATCTTCCAAGTTGAAAAAACAACTGGTGAGTTAGAAGGTAAAGTTGATCAAGCTGAACTTGACGAAGCTAACGCGCTTAAAGATGAATTGAAAGCAGCACAAGAAGCTGACGATGTTGAAGCAATGACAGCTAAAAAAGATGAATTAAATGAAAAAATTCAAGCTTTAACTGTTAAATTGTACGAACAAGCAGCGCAAGAAGCTGAAGGTCAAGAAGGCGCAGACGACTCTTCAGACAATGATGGCGATGTAGACGCTGACTTCGAGGAAGTTAACGACGATAAATAA